In Vogesella indigofera, the sequence GTACAGCCCGGTCAGCGGGCTGACGTGGGCGACCAGCGCGAAGGCGATCGCCTCCGGCACCAGTGCCAGCGCCACGGTGATGCCGCTGAAAAAGTCGGTCTTGATCGCCGACGGGGTCATTTTGGTCAACACGCTACTCCGCAACAGGGTGCGCGCCGGCAGGCGGCGGCAAACGATATCAGGCAAGACAAAGGCAGGACGGCAGGCAGGCGGCACGGCCTGGCAGGCGAAAAAAGGGAGCGATTATGCTACAGAAACAGGGACTTGTCGCCGCGAACGGCGCTCAGCCGGCGCCCAGGGTTGGCCGCAAGGCGCTGCTGCCGGGCGGCTGCGGGCGGAACAGCGGCTGGCTCTGCCCCGGCAGGCGGTAGCGCTGCGCCAGCGTCTGGTACAGCCCGGCCTGCGCCTGCTGCTGCAGCGCCTTGTTGAAGCGGTCACGCGCGCGCACGTCGCGGAAGGACAGCGCGTACTGCGTCGGCGGGAACAGCGCGTGGGTGCACAGCGGCTGGCGGTTGTTCAGCGGCACATCCGGCTGCATCGAGAAGTGCAGGAAGATGTACAGGTCGGAGATCACCACGTCGGTGCGGCCGGTGAACAGCAGGTTGTTGAGGATGGATTGCGGCGACGACTCGACGTAAGCGGCATTGCTCCTGGTCATCGCCGCGAACTCGGCGCCGAGAAAGCGCTGCGCGTTGTGGAAGGCCGCCACCCGGTACTGGCCCAGCTCGGCGATGTGTTTCAGCTGCAGGTGGCGCTGGCACAGCGTGATCGCCATATTGCGGTAGGCGATGTAGGGCTCGGACACGAACGGACCGTCGTTGGAGATGGCGGCGTCGATGCGGCCGTCGGCCAGCGCCTGCTGCGCGCGCTGGTTGGGCAGCAGCAGGATTCTGGGCTGGTAGCCGGCGGCGCGCAGCACGCTGCTGACCAGCTCGTACTCGATGCCGCGGGATTCGTCGGCGATGATGTACGGCGGCTTGTTTTCACCCAGCGCCACCTGCAGCACCGGCAGCGGCGGCGACTCCAGCGCCTGCGCCGGCAGTGCCAGACACAGCAGCGCCGCCGCCAGCAGCCGGCGCGGCCAACCTTGGGCCGGGTAGTGCGCCATGATCAGGCGTTGTAGCCGAGGTTGGGCGCCAGGTCGCGTTCGGCCTGCACCACGCTGACTCCGCGGCGTAGCGCGTAGCTTTCCACCTGGTCGCGACTGATCTTGCCGACGCCGAAGTAGCGCGAGTCCGGATGGCTGAAGTAAAAGCCGGACACCGCCGCCGTCGGCAGCATGGCGTAGCCTTCGGTCAGCGTCATGCCGATCGCCGGCGCGTCCAGCAGCTGGAACAGCTCCTTCTTCACGGTGTGGTCCGGACAGGCCGGGTAGCCCGGCGCCGGGCGGATGCCGACGTACTTCTCGTCGATCAGCGCCTCGTTGTCCAGCGCCTCGTCCGCCGCGTAGCCCCAGAACTCGGTGCGCACGCGGCGGTGCATCAGCTCGGCAAAGGCCTCGGCGAAGCGGTCGGCCAGCGCCTTGAGCAGGATGGCCGAGTAGTCGTCGTTGGCGGCTTCGAAGCGCGCCACGTGCGGGTCGATGCCCAGGCCGCCAGTGACGGCGAAGGCGCCGATGTAGTCGTCGACACCGCTGTCACGCGGCGCAATGAAGTCGGCCAGACACCAGTCCGGGTTCTTGTTGCCATCCTTGTCGGTCTTCACCAGCTGCTGGCGCAGGCCGACCCAGGTCAGCAGCGGCGCCCGCGTTGCCGGATCGAGAATCTCGATATCGTCATGATTGACGCTCACCGCCGGGAACAGTCCGATCACCGCGTTGGCGCTCAGCCATTTCTCGTCGATGATCTGCTTGAGCATCGCCTGCGCGTCGACCCACAGTGCGGTGGCGGATTCGCCGACCACTTCGTCGCTGAGAATGGCGGGATAACGGCCGGCCAGCTCCCAGCTCTGGAAGAACGGCGTCCAATCGATCACCTCGGCAATCTCGGCCAGGTCGTAATTGACGTAGCGGCGCACGCCCAGCCACTTCGGCACCGGCGGGCTGTAGTGCGCCCAGTCGATGCGGTGGCGCTGTTCGCGCGCGGCAGAGATCGGCAGCAGCTTGGCGTCGCCGCGGCTCTCGAAGATGGCGCGGGCGCGGGCGTAGTCGTCGGACACCTCCTGCACGAAGGCGTCGCGCAGGGTGTCGGACAGCAGGTTGGAACAGACGCCCACCGCACGGCTGGCGTCCGGCACGTAGATCACCGGGCCACTGTAGTTCGGCGCGATCTTGACCGCGGTGTGCACGCGGCTGGTGGTGGCGCCGCCGATCAACAGCGGGATGTCGAAGCCCTGGCGCTGCATTTCCTTGGCCACGTGCGCCATTTCTTCCAGGCTGGGGGTAATCAGCCCGGACAGGCCGATGATGTCGGCCTTGTGTTCGCGCGCGGCGTCGAGAATGGTCTGGCACGGCACCATCACGCCCAGATCGATCACCTTGTAGTTGTTACAGCGCAGCACCACGCCGACGATGTTCTTGCCGATGTCGTGCACGTCGCCCTTCACCGTGGCCATAATGATCACGCCCTTGGCCGGCGCGTCCTGCAGCCCCATACGGATCTTTTCTTCCTCGATGAACGGCTCCAGGTGCGCGACGGCGGCCTTCATCACGCGTGCCGATTTCACCACCTGCGGCAGGAACATCTTGCCGGCGCCGAACAGGTCGCCGACCACGTTCATGCCGTCCATCAGCGGGCCTTCGATCACGTGGATCGGGCGCTCGCACTTCAGGCGCACCTCTTCGGTGTCTTCCACGATAAAGCTGGTGATGCCCTTGATCAGCGCGTGCTCCAGCCGTTTTTCCACCGGCTGGCTGCGCCAGGCGAGGTCTTCGCCCTTCGCTTCCTTGGCGTCGCCACGGAAGCTTTCCGCCAGCGTGATCAGCGCCTCGGTCACCGCCATGATGTCGTCGCCGCGCATCAGCACCACGTCCTCGATGCGCTCGCGCAGCACCGCGTCGACCTCGTCGTACACCTCCAGCGCGCCGGCGTTGACGATGCCCATGGTCATGCCGTTCTTGATGGCGTGGTACAGGAACACGGCGTGGATCGCCTCGCGCACCTTGTTGTTGCCGCGGAAGGAGAACGACACGTTGGACACGCCGCCGGAAATCTTGGCGTGCGGCAGGTTCTGCTTGATCCAGCCGGTGGCCTCGATGAAGTCCAGGCCGTAGCGGGCGTGTTCCTCGATACCGGTGGCCACCGCGAAGATGTTGGGGTCGAAGATGATGTCTTCCGGTGGGAAGCCGACCTCATCCACCAGGATGCGGTAGCTCTTCTCGCAGATCTCGACCTTGCGCGCGTAGGTGTCGGCCTGGCCGACCTCGTCGAAGGCCATCACGATCACCGCCGCGCCGTAGCGGCGCAGCAGGCGCGCCTGCTCGATGAACTTGTCGACGCCCTCCTTCATCGAGATGGAGTTGACGATGCCCTTGCCCTGGATGCACTTCAGGCCGGCCTCGATCACCTCCCATTTTGACGAGTCGATCATGATCGGCACGCGGCTGATGTCCGGCTCGGCGGCGATCAGGTTGAGGAAGCGCACCATGGCTGCGTGGGCGTCCAGCATGCCCTCGTCCATGTTGATGTCGATGATCTGGGCGCCGTTTTCCACCTGCTGCCGCGCCACGTCCAGCGCGGTGGCGTAGTCGCCGTTGAGGATCAGCTTGGCAAACGCCTTGGAGCCGGTGACGTTGGTACGCTCGCCGACGTTGACGAACAGGTCCTTGTCGCCGATGTTGAACGGTTCCAGCCCGGACAGCCGGCACTTCGGTTCGATCTGCGGCAGCGGCCGCGGCGGCAGGTCTTTCACCGCCTGGTAGATGGCGGCGATGTGTTCCGGCGTGGTGCCGCAACAGCCGCCGATGATGTTCACCAAGCCAGCTTCCGCCCACTCGCGCACCTGCGGCGCCATGTCTTCCGGCGTCAGGTCGTAGCCGGTGGGGGCCAGCGGGTTGGGCAGGCCGGCGTTGGCGTGCACCGACACGAAAGTGGCCGAGATGCGCGACATTTCTTCCACGTACGGCCGCAGCAGATCCGGACCCAGCGCACAGTTGAGGCCGAAACTCATCGCGTTGGCGTGCGACAGGCTGTTGTAGAACGCCTCGGTGGTCTGGCCGGTCAGGGTGCGGCCGGACTGGTCGGTAATGGTGCCGGACACCATGATCGGCAGCCGCAGCGTGTCCGGGCGCTCGTCGAAATACTTGTGGATCGCGAACACCGCCGCCTTGGCGTTCAGCGTGTCGAAAATGGTTTCCACCAGCAGGAAGTCGGCGCCGCCTTGCACCAGACCGTCGATGGCCTCGGTGTAGGTCTCCACCAGCTCGTCGAAGGTGACGTTGCGGTAGCCCGGATCGTTCACGTCCGGGCTGATGCTGCAGGTGCGGCTGGTGGGGCCGAGCACGCCGGCACAGAAGCGCGGCTTGTCCGGGGTGGCCGCGGTCATCGCCACGCACAGCTCTTTTACCAGCTTGGCGGCGGCAAAGTTCAGCTCCCACACCAGCTCTTCCATGCCATAGTCGGCCATGGCGATGGCGGTGGCGTTGAAGCTGTTGGTCTCGATGATGTCGGCACCGGCGTCGAGATAGGCCTGGTGGATGCCGGCAATGATCTGCGGCTGGGTCAGCACCAGCAGGTCGTTATTGCCCTTCACGTCGCGCGGCCAGTCGCTAAAGCGCTCGCCACGGTAGTCCGCCTCTTCCAGCCGGTGGCGCTGGATCATGGTGCCCATGCCGCCGTCCAGAATCAGGATACGGCGGGCGAGCAAGTCGTAGGCGGAGTGCTGGGCAATTTTTGACATGGCAAAGGCGGCTTTTTTAAGTAAAACTACGTAGATGCGGAGCCGGTTATCTTAACATTGCGCACGCGGCTGCGAGATCGAATCCTTAGATCGAGCATTTATAACCATCTGGCTGGTGCTTCATATGAAAACCCCACTTCTGGTGCTAACCATTGCCGCTGCCGGCCTGCTGGCCAGCGGCACCCAGGCCGCGCCGGCGCTGCGTATCGGCGTCGCCGACTCCGACTCCGCCCCGATCGTGGTGCTGGCCGGCAGCCAGCTGGTCGGCGGGCTGTCGAAGGAGCTGGGCGAAGAGCTGGGGCGCACGCTGAAGGCACCGGTGGAGTTCATCGTGGTGTCGCGCAAGCGGGTGGAGATGTCGATCGACAACGGCAGCATCGACATCGTGTGCAACACCAATCCGGCGTGGTATGTCGGCGCCTCGCGCGTCGGCTGGACGCGCGAGTTCTACCCGCAGATCGAGCGGGTGATGTCGCTGAAGCCGCACCCGCGCACCATCGACAGCATCGACGAGCTGGCTGGCCAGCGCATCGGCGTCATCGGCGGCTATCACTACACCACGGTGGAGCCGCTGTGGCAGGGCCAGCGCGCCACCCGCGTCAACCAGCCGCGGCTGCCGCTGTTGATGCGCGCGCTGCAGACCGGCATGGTCGACGTGGTGATCAATTCCGAGCTGGAGATGAGCGCCTGGGCGCGCGCCAACCCGGCGCAGGCGGCCAACCTGCGGCTGCATCCGCTGGTGGTGTCGGTGATGCCGACGCGCTGCGCGGTGTCGCCGGGCAGCCGCTACAGCGAGAGCCGGCTCGACCAGGCCATCGGCGAGATGGAACAAAACGGCAGCATCCGGCGTATCCTTGACCGCTATGAATGGAAAAACCGCTAACCGTTGGCCGCAACGGCTGGCCGGCGCCCTGTGCCTGCTGGCCGTGACCCTGCCTGCCACCGCCGCCGACGACACCCTCACCGTCGGCGTCACCGAGAACGACGCAGCACCGTCGATGATCTTTTCCTACAGCCCGCAGCTGCAGCTGGACGGCGGGGTGTGGAAGGACCTGCTGGACAGCATCGGCCACCAGCTCGGCCAGCGCGTGCAGTACCTGCCGCTGGCGCGCAAGCGCATGGACAGCTACCTGCAGAACGGCCAGATCGACATGGTGTGCAACACCAATCCGGCGTGGTGGGAGGCGCCGGAACGCTTCCACTGGTCGCTGCCGCTGTCCGAGCAGGTGGAGCGTTTCGTGTCGCCGCTGACGCTGCACGAGCGCATCACCTCGCTGAGCCAGCTCAACGGCCGCCGCATCGGCACCGTGATCGGCTACCACTACCCGGCACTGGCGTACGCCTTTGCCCACGGCGCGCAGCGCATCGACCAGCAGCAGGCCAACCTGCAGCTGCGCGCCGCCGCCAGTGGCGTGGTCGACGTCGCGGTGGTCGACGAGCTGAGCTTTGCCTGGTGGCTGAAAAACAATCTGCGCGAAGCGCGCCAGGTGCAGCTGCAACCGCTGGTGCTGTCGCGCATGCCGCTCAGCTGCGCGCTGTCGCGCCGCTCGCACCTGGCGCCGGCCAGCCTCAACCACGCGATCCGCACCCTGCAACAGCAGGGCGTGCTGGCCGCCCGCCTCAAGCCTTACCAAGTGCCATGAGCCAGCGTTATCTCTATCTGCACGGTTTCCAGTCCGGCCCGCAATCGCTGAAGGCGCGCGAGACCGCCGCCTGGCTGCAGCAGCACCCGGCCGCCGGCCAGCTGCTGTGTCCGCAGCTGTCACCGTATCCGGCACAGGCGATGCAGCAGCTGCAGTTGCTGATCGCGCAACAGCAGCCGACGGCGCTGATCGGCAGCTCGCTGGGCGGCTTTTACGCCACCGCGCTCGCCGAACAACACCGGCTGCCGGCGGTGCTGATCAACCCGGCGATCTGGCCGGAGCGCGAGTTGCAACACTTCCTCGGCCCGCTGCACAACCCGTACACCGGCGAGGACTACCGCCTCGGCCGCGAGCACATGCAGCAGCTGGCAGCGATGCGGCCCTCGCGGCTGACGCCGGTGCGCTACTACCTGCTGCTGGGCACGGCCGACGCAGTGCTGGACTGGCGCGAGGCGGTGCGCCACTACGCCGGCGCCCGCCAGCTGGTGCGCAACGGCGACGACCACCGCCTGCAGGCGTGGCCACAGCTGCTGCCCGGCGTCGCGCGCTTTGTCGACGACTACTACCGCCGCCAGGCATCGGCCGCCGGCTAAGAGCCGTGTTCCGACCTCGCGCGCTCATGCAAGTCAAGGCAAAAACCGGGGGCGCGGCGTTTAGCTGGATATAAACCCGCATGCCGAAGCCGTTTTCAACGCGGTATCGCCCCATTGAGATAAAGTCGCAGCCGATCGTGAACAGGCTCTAGCGAACACTGTGTTCCCCCGCGCCACGTGCGCTTTGCGGCACACTGCCGCCTGTTACCGACCCCACGCTCCGGAGGCCCCATGAACCTGACCATCCGCCTGTCGCACTGCGGCGGCCCCGACGTCCTGCGCGCCGAACAGGCTGCCATCCCCACGCCGGCCGCCGGTGAGGTGCTGCTGCGCCACACCGCCATCGGCGTCAACTTCATCGACACCTACTACCGCAGCGGCTTGTATCCGCTGCCGCTGCCGTCCGGGCTAGGCTCCGAGGCCGCCGGCGTGGTGGAGGCGGTCGGCGACGGCGTCAGCCACCTGCAGGTCGGCGACCGCGTCGCCTACGCCGGCGGCGCGCAGGGCGCCTACAGCCAGTACCGCACGCTGCCGGCGGCGCTGCTGGTGAAGCTGCCGGACGACATCGACGACGACACCGCCGCCTGCGTGATGCTGCAGGGCATGACCGTGGAGTACCTGATCCGCCGCACCTACGCGGTGGAGGCCGGCCAGACCGTGCTGTGGCACGCCGCCGCCGGCGGCGTCGGCCAGATCGCGGTGCAATGGCTCAGCTCGCTGGGCGTCAACGTGATCGGCACCGTCGGCAGCGCCGACAAGGCCGCCATCGCGCTGCGGCTGGGCTGCAAACAGGTGATCAACTACCGCGAGGAAGACGTGGTGGCGCGGGTGCGCGAGCTGACCGGCGGCCGCGGCGTGCCGGTGGTATACGACTCGGTGGGCAAGGATACCTTCGAGATGTCGCTGGACTGTCTCGCGCCGCGCGGCATGTTCGTCAGCTTCGGCAATGCCTCCGGCGCGGTGCCGCCGTTCGCGCCGCTGCTGCTGTCGCAGAAGGGCTCGCTGTTCTTCACCCGCCCCAAGCTGGGCGACTACGTTGCCACCCGCGCCGAGCTGGAAGCCAGCGCCGAGGCGCTGTTCGAGCGCATCGGCGCCGGCGCGGTGAAGGTGCAGCCCTCGGCGCGCTACGCGCTGGCCGACGCGGCACAGGCGCACGCCGACCTGGAAGCGCGGCGCACCACAGGCTCCATCATCCTGCGGCCCTGAACGCCACGCCGCCCGGATGGCAAAAAGGTTGGCCGCAGCGATGCGGCCAACCTTTTTTAGTGTTCCCTGATGCCAGCACCGCACCTAGTCGCGTTCGGCGTCCTGCTGCTGGCGCCAGCGCTGGTGGCGTGACGGCTTGTCGCGCCGCTCCGGGCGTGGGCCGCGCTCGGCGCCGTCGCCATCCGGCGGCAGGTAGTGCCAGCGGCGCAGCCGTTTCAGCGCCCGCGCCTCTTCCCGCGTCAGCTCGCCGCGCTCCACCGCCTCGCGCAGGCGCAGGTCGCGCAGGCGATGCGGTGGCGCCGCCTCGGCCTGCCACGCGGGCGGGCCGTTGTCGACGCGCCAGGGCGGTGCAGCCAGCGCGCTATTGCCGGCCAGCAGCGCCAGCAGGAGCAGGAAAAGGGCTTTCATGCGTGCATTTTATCCCGCACACCGCCCGACTGCCATGCCGGCAGCGGCGGTGTGCTCAAAGGTCCCCGGCTCAGTTGCCTTTGGCGGCAGCCGGGGTCGCCGGCACGGCGCAATGGGCGCCGTCACCGCGATGGTGGCGCATCTTGTCGCCGCGGTACTGCTTGCCGGCCACCGCTTCCGGC encodes:
- a CDS encoding substrate-binding periplasmic protein, whose translation is MAHYPAQGWPRRLLAAALLCLALPAQALESPPLPVLQVALGENKPPYIIADESRGIEYELVSSVLRAAGYQPRILLLPNQRAQQALADGRIDAAISNDGPFVSEPYIAYRNMAITLCQRHLQLKHIAELGQYRVAAFHNAQRFLGAEFAAMTRSNAAYVESSPQSILNNLLFTGRTDVVISDLYIFLHFSMQPDVPLNNRQPLCTHALFPPTQYALSFRDVRARDRFNKALQQQAQAGLYQTLAQRYRLPGQSQPLFRPQPPGSSALRPTLGAG
- the metH gene encoding methionine synthase, which translates into the protein MSKIAQHSAYDLLARRILILDGGMGTMIQRHRLEEADYRGERFSDWPRDVKGNNDLLVLTQPQIIAGIHQAYLDAGADIIETNSFNATAIAMADYGMEELVWELNFAAAKLVKELCVAMTAATPDKPRFCAGVLGPTSRTCSISPDVNDPGYRNVTFDELVETYTEAIDGLVQGGADFLLVETIFDTLNAKAAVFAIHKYFDERPDTLRLPIMVSGTITDQSGRTLTGQTTEAFYNSLSHANAMSFGLNCALGPDLLRPYVEEMSRISATFVSVHANAGLPNPLAPTGYDLTPEDMAPQVREWAEAGLVNIIGGCCGTTPEHIAAIYQAVKDLPPRPLPQIEPKCRLSGLEPFNIGDKDLFVNVGERTNVTGSKAFAKLILNGDYATALDVARQQVENGAQIIDINMDEGMLDAHAAMVRFLNLIAAEPDISRVPIMIDSSKWEVIEAGLKCIQGKGIVNSISMKEGVDKFIEQARLLRRYGAAVIVMAFDEVGQADTYARKVEICEKSYRILVDEVGFPPEDIIFDPNIFAVATGIEEHARYGLDFIEATGWIKQNLPHAKISGGVSNVSFSFRGNNKVREAIHAVFLYHAIKNGMTMGIVNAGALEVYDEVDAVLRERIEDVVLMRGDDIMAVTEALITLAESFRGDAKEAKGEDLAWRSQPVEKRLEHALIKGITSFIVEDTEEVRLKCERPIHVIEGPLMDGMNVVGDLFGAGKMFLPQVVKSARVMKAAVAHLEPFIEEEKIRMGLQDAPAKGVIIMATVKGDVHDIGKNIVGVVLRCNNYKVIDLGVMVPCQTILDAAREHKADIIGLSGLITPSLEEMAHVAKEMQRQGFDIPLLIGGATTSRVHTAVKIAPNYSGPVIYVPDASRAVGVCSNLLSDTLRDAFVQEVSDDYARARAIFESRGDAKLLPISAAREQRHRIDWAHYSPPVPKWLGVRRYVNYDLAEIAEVIDWTPFFQSWELAGRYPAILSDEVVGESATALWVDAQAMLKQIIDEKWLSANAVIGLFPAVSVNHDDIEILDPATRAPLLTWVGLRQQLVKTDKDGNKNPDWCLADFIAPRDSGVDDYIGAFAVTGGLGIDPHVARFEAANDDYSAILLKALADRFAEAFAELMHRRVRTEFWGYAADEALDNEALIDEKYVGIRPAPGYPACPDHTVKKELFQLLDAPAIGMTLTEGYAMLPTAAVSGFYFSHPDSRYFGVGKISRDQVESYALRRGVSVVQAERDLAPNLGYNA
- a CDS encoding substrate-binding periplasmic protein → MKTPLLVLTIAAAGLLASGTQAAPALRIGVADSDSAPIVVLAGSQLVGGLSKELGEELGRTLKAPVEFIVVSRKRVEMSIDNGSIDIVCNTNPAWYVGASRVGWTREFYPQIERVMSLKPHPRTIDSIDELAGQRIGVIGGYHYTTVEPLWQGQRATRVNQPRLPLLMRALQTGMVDVVINSELEMSAWARANPAQAANLRLHPLVVSVMPTRCAVSPGSRYSESRLDQAIGEMEQNGSIRRILDRYEWKNR
- a CDS encoding substrate-binding periplasmic protein, with protein sequence MNGKTANRWPQRLAGALCLLAVTLPATAADDTLTVGVTENDAAPSMIFSYSPQLQLDGGVWKDLLDSIGHQLGQRVQYLPLARKRMDSYLQNGQIDMVCNTNPAWWEAPERFHWSLPLSEQVERFVSPLTLHERITSLSQLNGRRIGTVIGYHYPALAYAFAHGAQRIDQQQANLQLRAAASGVVDVAVVDELSFAWWLKNNLREARQVQLQPLVLSRMPLSCALSRRSHLAPASLNHAIRTLQQQGVLAARLKPYQVP
- a CDS encoding YqiA/YcfP family alpha/beta fold hydrolase, yielding MSQRYLYLHGFQSGPQSLKARETAAWLQQHPAAGQLLCPQLSPYPAQAMQQLQLLIAQQQPTALIGSSLGGFYATALAEQHRLPAVLINPAIWPERELQHFLGPLHNPYTGEDYRLGREHMQQLAAMRPSRLTPVRYYLLLGTADAVLDWREAVRHYAGARQLVRNGDDHRLQAWPQLLPGVARFVDDYYRRQASAAG
- a CDS encoding quinone oxidoreductase family protein — encoded protein: MNLTIRLSHCGGPDVLRAEQAAIPTPAAGEVLLRHTAIGVNFIDTYYRSGLYPLPLPSGLGSEAAGVVEAVGDGVSHLQVGDRVAYAGGAQGAYSQYRTLPAALLVKLPDDIDDDTAACVMLQGMTVEYLIRRTYAVEAGQTVLWHAAAGGVGQIAVQWLSSLGVNVIGTVGSADKAAIALRLGCKQVINYREEDVVARVRELTGGRGVPVVYDSVGKDTFEMSLDCLAPRGMFVSFGNASGAVPPFAPLLLSQKGSLFFTRPKLGDYVATRAELEASAEALFERIGAGAVKVQPSARYALADAAQAHADLEARRTTGSIILRP